One part of the Streptomyces lydicus genome encodes these proteins:
- a CDS encoding DUF4239 domain-containing protein, with protein MSQWLVLGIAMAAVCGVVLLITVLKERRISEDHDPTETPDVIEYLTMMVGVVYAIVLGLAIAGVWEARSAAEDTVRTEAQALHEVSARARAYPAPVRDRIRSDVTAYASYVVHKEWPVMAERGQLTARGTELLAKVRSDVTDYHPANDFEGQSYQPLVDQVGAVDAARSARADAADSTLPGVVWFGLITGGAISIGVVFTLQIRRSARELLLAGLFSALIAFLLFLVWDFDAPFSRGISASADPFLDLFPHL; from the coding sequence ATGTCCCAATGGCTGGTGCTGGGTATCGCCATGGCCGCCGTCTGCGGTGTCGTCCTGCTGATCACCGTCCTCAAGGAGCGCCGGATCAGCGAGGACCACGACCCGACCGAGACGCCCGATGTGATCGAGTATCTGACGATGATGGTGGGGGTGGTGTACGCGATCGTGCTGGGTCTGGCCATCGCCGGGGTCTGGGAGGCCAGGAGCGCGGCCGAGGACACCGTACGGACCGAGGCGCAGGCCCTGCACGAGGTCAGCGCGCGGGCCCGGGCCTACCCGGCGCCGGTGCGCGACCGGATCCGCTCGGACGTGACGGCGTACGCGTCCTACGTCGTCCACAAGGAGTGGCCGGTGATGGCCGAACGGGGGCAGCTGACCGCGCGCGGCACCGAACTGCTGGCGAAGGTGCGGTCCGACGTCACCGACTACCACCCGGCCAACGACTTCGAGGGGCAGTCCTACCAGCCGCTCGTCGACCAGGTCGGGGCGGTCGACGCGGCCCGCTCGGCCCGGGCGGACGCGGCGGACTCGACGCTGCCCGGAGTGGTGTGGTTCGGGCTGATCACCGGGGGCGCCATCTCCATCGGCGTCGTCTTCACCCTGCAGATCCGGCGCTCGGCACGGGAGTTGCTGCTGGCCGGCCTCTTCAGCGCGCTGATCGCCTTCCTGCTGTTCCTCGTCTGGGACTTCGACGCACCGTTCAGCCGGGGCATCTCGGCGAGCGCGGACCCGTTCCTGGACCTGTTCCCGCATCTGTGA